From Acinetobacter lwoffii, a single genomic window includes:
- a CDS encoding TnsD family Tn7-like transposition protein — protein MLNFPVPYANELIYSSVARAGIRLAINSPKQLLDEIFQDREVVATIDLPANLSKILKLLPETQFDAEKLIYQHTLFPLYAPFVPEERRQECMLWMLNKSNGSVHLALGINASYIATPTYLQYCPGCINEQLKQYKEYYWSRLWQVQGVTCCQKHGELIQTNIEFRSPHKHEFIAADVKNCPIVTQSAAKLDDLFICKKVDELLQLCPKQSASFEQWSLFYKKLAHQNNCVRGNSHILYESIYEKISTRWSKQFLKQYHLDNFSSENSWLRSIFRKHRKCFSYLQHLIVIEAMNAGREWSFNEILVTVNSLQPVIKPQSIKLQSSDITESQNTIILEKRKKWLEAINQDSINASRKQNSALYAWLYRNDQEWLLETNSHYQQPHIPTGNKIDWGTRDLETVKLLIKIKQQFIENLDLPRKSRNWWIKQLRNPATIEKNLDNLPLTKQFLDQYNEDISCFQIRRLTRVLLQSYSANEQLQRWIILRKSGLSEERITTEANNFLTNVIKLIHWEN, from the coding sequence ATGCTAAATTTTCCGGTTCCTTATGCTAATGAGTTAATCTATAGTTCAGTTGCTAGAGCTGGAATACGATTAGCAATTAATAGCCCAAAACAACTTTTAGATGAGATTTTCCAAGATCGTGAAGTTGTAGCGACAATAGATTTGCCCGCAAATTTATCAAAAATTTTAAAGCTGTTACCTGAAACACAATTTGATGCAGAAAAACTAATTTATCAGCATACTCTTTTTCCTCTTTATGCCCCATTTGTTCCAGAAGAGCGAAGACAAGAATGCATGCTATGGATGCTGAATAAATCAAATGGTTCAGTACACTTAGCCCTAGGAATTAATGCATCGTACATAGCAACTCCCACATATTTGCAATATTGCCCGGGATGTATAAATGAACAGCTTAAACAATATAAAGAATACTATTGGTCCAGACTTTGGCAAGTCCAAGGTGTTACCTGCTGTCAAAAACATGGTGAACTTATACAAACGAATATAGAGTTTAGGTCACCACACAAACATGAATTTATTGCAGCTGATGTTAAAAACTGCCCGATTGTCACTCAGTCAGCAGCCAAATTAGATGATCTGTTCATCTGTAAAAAAGTAGATGAGCTTTTACAGCTTTGTCCAAAACAGTCTGCAAGTTTTGAGCAATGGAGTCTTTTTTATAAGAAACTTGCCCATCAAAATAATTGTGTCCGAGGAAACTCTCATATTTTATATGAATCCATTTATGAAAAAATTTCGACCCGCTGGTCTAAACAGTTTTTAAAACAATATCATTTGGACAATTTCAGTTCTGAAAATAGTTGGCTACGTAGTATTTTCCGAAAACATCGTAAATGTTTTAGCTATCTTCAACATTTAATTGTAATTGAAGCTATGAATGCCGGTAGAGAGTGGTCATTTAATGAGATCTTAGTAACTGTTAATTCTTTACAACCAGTCATTAAACCACAATCTATAAAATTACAATCCTCGGATATAACAGAATCTCAAAATACAATTATATTAGAAAAACGAAAAAAATGGCTTGAGGCAATCAATCAAGACAGCATCAATGCATCAAGAAAACAAAATAGTGCTCTATATGCATGGCTCTATCGCAATGATCAAGAATGGCTACTTGAAACAAACAGTCATTATCAGCAACCTCACATACCTACAGGAAATAAAATTGATTGGGGTACACGTGATCTTGAAACCGTTAAACTATTAATCAAGATTAAACAACAATTTATAGAAAACTTGGATTTACCTAGAAAATCGAGAAACTGGTGGATCAAGCAACTTAGGAATCCAGCTACTATTGAAAAAAATTTAGATAATTTGCCATTAACTAAACAGTTTTTAGATCAATATAATGAGGACATTAGCTGCTTTCAGATTAGGCGACTAACCCGAGTATTACTGCAATCATATTCAGCAAATGAACAACTTCAACGCTGGATCATTTTACGAAAATCGGGTTTAAGTGAAGAAAGAATAACAACTGAAGCAAATAATTTTTTAACGAACGTTATTAAACTTATTCATTGGGAGAATTAA
- a CDS encoding Tn7-like element transposition protein TnsE, with protein sequence MGELILVIRGFPLNARISYIGAIFKNKQERDWNINLGLEHEKQRIFKHTRFSSMHLVAQRRCLNSSVQLKDENYLTLKFKISDLTEWQVSNNIATKQFQLTQKLTDLDQKFKNTIVHLPQLELARALFFHNAYFARNALSQNFLSLEFDVQRVSENHVLITELSPSSFPLSQYNHPGMRNLLAWILTNPEIRRSYESIAAYCFNEKIQGKNKEWWYFNFDPPSLANVEITVKAYYSKKLDQIYINEIVEIKGLESNLPKKIDFSSPRFTQNKSTSSTGKSGTYSNLQEPESPEIDDSQEANSDRKILTLPSSPVLLSFSDPVLTRKIYNKKRAKNTSLPSQEEEIQDYDAVGTDEATRVGTIGRGEFEGLEDESNNLDLLMDRFEAFRFMIERFIEQNNIKATTSKIYKLPRLQRSKLHMTLDGNKRSLMIYRLDKLFDHNFIIFEIDVTDNVKKLSTLVLCLKDMKEFDETSIETMMKKIMQRSLRWPTLKYFADYGLAKTLHHPKNLNELNESSHEFELWVERFDKIIKGLLQKLEKNEKV encoded by the coding sequence TTGGGAGAATTAATTTTGGTTATTAGGGGTTTTCCGTTAAACGCTAGAATTTCATATATTGGGGCAATTTTTAAGAATAAACAAGAGAGAGATTGGAATATTAATCTCGGATTAGAGCATGAAAAACAAAGAATTTTTAAACATACTCGATTCTCAAGCATGCACTTGGTGGCACAACGGAGATGCTTAAACTCCTCAGTTCAATTGAAAGATGAAAATTATTTAACACTAAAATTTAAAATTAGCGATCTCACTGAATGGCAGGTCAGCAATAATATTGCGACAAAACAATTTCAACTCACACAGAAATTAACTGACCTGGATCAAAAATTTAAAAATACAATTGTACATTTGCCACAATTGGAACTTGCTAGAGCGTTATTTTTTCATAATGCTTATTTTGCGAGAAATGCACTTTCACAAAATTTTTTAAGTCTGGAATTTGATGTTCAAAGAGTTTCAGAAAACCATGTGCTGATTACAGAACTATCCCCGAGTAGTTTCCCCTTATCTCAATATAATCATCCTGGCATGCGAAATTTACTCGCTTGGATTTTAACCAATCCTGAAATCAGAAGAAGCTATGAAAGTATTGCTGCTTATTGTTTTAATGAAAAAATACAAGGCAAAAATAAAGAATGGTGGTATTTCAATTTTGATCCCCCGTCTTTAGCAAATGTAGAAATAACCGTTAAAGCCTATTATTCTAAAAAATTGGATCAAATTTATATCAATGAAATTGTAGAGATTAAAGGGTTAGAATCGAACTTACCAAAGAAGATTGATTTTTCTAGTCCGCGATTTACTCAAAATAAAAGCACGTCGTCTACAGGAAAATCTGGCACTTACTCAAACCTACAAGAGCCCGAATCTCCAGAAATTGATGATAGTCAAGAAGCTAATAGTGATCGCAAAATCCTTACTTTGCCTAGCTCTCCTGTATTGCTCAGCTTTTCCGATCCAGTTCTCACCCGTAAAATTTATAATAAAAAAAGAGCCAAGAACACATCCTTGCCTTCGCAGGAAGAGGAAATTCAAGACTATGATGCTGTAGGGACCGATGAAGCGACTAGGGTTGGAACAATTGGTCGTGGTGAATTTGAGGGTTTAGAAGATGAGAGTAATAATTTAGATTTGCTTATGGATCGTTTTGAAGCCTTCAGATTCATGATAGAAAGGTTTATTGAGCAAAATAATATTAAGGCGACAACCTCAAAAATCTATAAACTTCCTAGATTGCAGCGATCTAAACTCCACATGACTTTGGATGGAAATAAGCGCTCTCTAATGATTTATAGGTTGGATAAGCTATTCGATCACAATTTCATAATCTTTGAAATTGATGTCACAGATAATGTGAAAAAACTTTCAACCCTAGTTCTCTGCTTAAAGGATATGAAAGAATTTGATGAGACATCAATTGAAACAATGATGAAAAAAATTATGCAGCGTTCACTCAGATGGCCGACCTTAAAATATTTTGCAGACTATGGTTTGGCAAAAACCTTACATCATCCTAAAAATCTAAATGAACTTAATGAATCAAGTCATGAGTTCGAACTATGGGTTGAACGATTCGATAAAATAATAAAGGGATTACTTCAGAAATTAGAAAAGAATGAAAAAGTGTAA
- a CDS encoding phosphomannomutase, with translation MTQLTCFKAYDIRGKLGTELNEEIAYKIGRAYGQIYQPKTVVIGCDIRLSSEDLKQATIRGLNDAGVNVLDLGMTGTEEVYFAAFHLDVQGGIEVTASHNPMDYNGMKLVRENARPISADTGLKEIQTLAESGEFVEVVQKGHTEQYNILPEFIDHLMTYIDPAKIRPMKLVMNAGNGAAGHVVDAIEQKFQQLQIPVEFVKIHNEADGNFPNGIPNPILVENRDSTRDAVIQHGADMGIAWDGDFDRCFLFDEKGQFIEGYYIVGLLAQAFLLKQSGEKIVHDPRLVWNTLDVVEQYQGITVQSKSGHAFIKDVMREHNAAYGGEMSAHHYFRDFAYCDSGMIPWLLAIAVLSETGKSLSSLVEEMIAKFPCSGEINFKVSDTQITIQKLFDHYTDQNPAIDQTDGVSLDFGAWRFNVRASNTEPLLRLNIESRRDQNPRPMQDYVDELTKLIQGEA, from the coding sequence ATGACACAACTGACCTGTTTCAAAGCCTATGATATTCGCGGCAAACTCGGCACCGAGCTGAATGAAGAGATTGCCTATAAAATTGGTCGTGCTTACGGACAGATCTACCAACCGAAAACCGTGGTGATTGGCTGCGACATCCGCCTTAGCAGTGAAGACCTAAAACAAGCGACCATTCGCGGTTTAAATGATGCTGGGGTCAACGTACTGGACCTTGGCATGACCGGGACTGAAGAAGTTTATTTCGCGGCTTTCCACCTAGATGTCCAAGGTGGAATTGAAGTGACGGCCAGTCATAATCCGATGGATTATAATGGCATGAAACTGGTACGTGAAAATGCCCGCCCGATCAGTGCCGATACCGGTCTTAAAGAGATTCAGACCTTGGCAGAATCAGGGGAATTCGTTGAGGTTGTCCAAAAAGGTCATACTGAACAATATAATATCCTGCCAGAATTTATCGATCACCTGATGACCTATATCGATCCGGCAAAAATCCGCCCGATGAAACTGGTGATGAATGCTGGCAATGGTGCCGCAGGTCATGTAGTGGATGCGATTGAACAGAAGTTTCAACAGCTACAGATTCCAGTTGAATTTGTCAAAATTCACAATGAAGCCGATGGTAACTTCCCGAATGGCATTCCGAATCCAATTCTGGTTGAAAACCGGGATAGCACCCGTGATGCGGTCATTCAGCATGGTGCCGATATGGGGATTGCCTGGGATGGCGACTTTGACCGCTGCTTCCTGTTCGATGAAAAAGGTCAGTTCATTGAAGGTTATTATATTGTTGGCCTTCTGGCGCAGGCATTCCTGCTGAAGCAGTCTGGTGAAAAAATTGTCCATGACCCGCGTCTGGTCTGGAATACGCTGGATGTGGTGGAGCAGTATCAGGGAATTACCGTCCAATCAAAATCAGGCCATGCCTTTATCAAAGATGTGATGCGTGAACATAATGCAGCTTATGGCGGGGAAATGAGTGCCCATCACTATTTCCGTGACTTTGCCTATTGTGATAGCGGGATGATTCCGTGGTTACTGGCAATAGCAGTACTTTCTGAAACAGGAAAATCATTATCCTCTCTAGTCGAAGAAATGATTGCCAAATTTCCATGCTCAGGTGAAATCAACTTTAAAGTTTCAGATACTCAAATTACGATTCAAAAGCTCTTTGATCATTATACCGATCAAAACCCTGCTATCGACCAGACGGATGGAGTCAGTTTGGATTTTGGTGCATGGCGTTTTAATGTCCGTGCCTCCAATACTGAACCTTTACTGCGTTTGAATATTGAAAGCCGTCGTGACCAGAATCCACGACCAATGCAGGACTATGTCGATGAGCTGACAAAACTGATCCAGGGCGAAGCTTAA
- a CDS encoding beta-1,6-N-acetylglucosaminyltransferase produces MNFIYGVICHQLTHSLVFLVNELLKSPHSIILIHVDQKADLAPFSAQFGQHEQVYFLADRTDVRWGSYSQIEVMLKLLQEAQKYDYGYFFFLSGDDIPLCSNTARELFLEKECQKQTEFVGHDDLADDVEQRVNVLYLPIMYQKAKSPLFQFLNRWALWYCRHFRKQDISHLPKLYKGSNWITLTDQAVTFILDYLEANPDYAKTFKSSLCADEIFFHTIIYNSHFQQRIYHAQHRIEDCETGLRYIDWDSGPDYPRTLDESDFDKMKQSGMLFARKMNANIAVEILEKHFP; encoded by the coding sequence ATGAATTTTATTTATGGGGTCATTTGTCATCAACTTACCCATTCACTGGTTTTTCTGGTGAATGAGCTGCTGAAAAGTCCCCATAGTATTATTCTCATTCATGTCGACCAGAAAGCTGATCTTGCCCCGTTTAGTGCTCAATTTGGGCAGCATGAACAGGTATATTTTTTAGCAGACCGGACAGATGTACGATGGGGCAGCTATAGCCAAATTGAAGTCATGTTAAAACTCCTGCAGGAAGCGCAAAAATATGATTACGGCTATTTTTTCTTCCTGTCTGGAGATGACATTCCTTTATGTTCCAATACAGCAAGAGAATTATTTCTAGAAAAAGAATGTCAAAAACAGACCGAGTTTGTGGGTCATGATGATTTAGCAGATGATGTGGAACAACGGGTGAATGTCCTGTATTTACCGATTATGTATCAAAAAGCTAAATCACCATTATTTCAGTTCCTGAACAGATGGGCATTATGGTATTGCCGGCACTTCCGTAAACAGGATATTTCTCATTTACCTAAACTATATAAAGGTTCAAACTGGATTACCCTTACCGATCAGGCGGTGACATTTATTCTGGATTATCTGGAAGCAAATCCGGATTATGCAAAAACCTTTAAATCTTCACTCTGTGCAGATGAAATCTTTTTCCATACCATTATTTATAATTCCCATTTTCAGCAACGCATCTATCATGCCCAGCATAGGATAGAGGATTGTGAAACAGGGCTAAGATATATTGACTGGGATTCCGGGCCGGATTATCCCAGAACTTTAGATGAATCTGATTTTGATAAAATGAAGCAATCAGGCATGCTGTTTGCGCGGAAAATGAATGCAAATATTGCAGTCGAGATACTCGAAAAACATTTTCCATAA
- the galE gene encoding UDP-glucose 4-epimerase GalE, which produces MAKILVTGGAGYIGSHTCVELLNAGHEVVVLDNLCNSSSESLSRVEKLTQKSLTFIEGDIRDSQLLDQIFQQNSIDAVIHFAGLKAVGESQQIPLAYFDNNIAGSISLVQAMQRAQVFKLVFSSSATVYGEDNPSPLNEEMPTGMPTNNYGYTKLIVEQLLEKLSIADERWSIALLRYFNPVGAHKSGQIGEDPQGIPNNLMPYVTQVAVGRREKLSIFGHDYDTVDGTGVRDYIHVVDLASAHLCALNNRLVSQGCRAWNIGTGNGISVLQVKNTFEQVNGIAVPFELIPRREGDVATCFADNARAVKELGWTPEYGLEDMLADSWKWQKQNPKGYGS; this is translated from the coding sequence ATGGCTAAAATTTTGGTCACAGGCGGGGCAGGCTATATTGGTTCACATACCTGTGTAGAATTGCTGAATGCCGGACATGAGGTTGTTGTACTGGATAATCTGTGTAATAGCTCCTCCGAGTCCTTAAGCCGGGTAGAAAAATTGACCCAAAAAAGCCTGACCTTTATCGAAGGAGATATCCGGGATAGCCAGTTACTCGATCAGATCTTTCAGCAAAATTCGATTGATGCGGTGATTCATTTTGCCGGACTAAAAGCTGTTGGTGAAAGTCAGCAAATTCCTTTGGCCTATTTTGACAACAATATTGCCGGTTCAATCAGTCTGGTTCAGGCGATGCAGCGCGCACAAGTATTTAAACTGGTTTTCAGCTCTTCAGCTACTGTCTATGGTGAAGATAATCCTTCACCTTTAAATGAAGAGATGCCTACCGGAATGCCAACCAACAACTATGGTTATACTAAACTAATAGTTGAGCAACTGCTCGAAAAGTTATCTATAGCTGATGAACGCTGGTCGATTGCATTATTGCGTTATTTTAATCCGGTTGGTGCGCATAAAAGTGGTCAGATTGGAGAAGATCCACAAGGTATCCCAAATAATTTAATGCCTTATGTAACGCAGGTGGCTGTAGGTCGTCGTGAAAAACTGTCTATTTTTGGTCATGATTACGATACGGTCGATGGTACTGGAGTGCGGGACTATATTCATGTGGTGGATCTGGCCAGTGCACATCTGTGTGCTTTGAATAATCGTCTGGTTTCTCAAGGTTGTCGTGCCTGGAATATTGGTACCGGTAATGGGATTTCAGTGCTACAAGTCAAAAATACCTTCGAGCAGGTGAATGGTATTGCTGTTCCATTTGAGTTGATACCACGGCGTGAAGGCGATGTGGCGACCTGTTTTGCAGACAATGCGCGTGCAGTAAAAGAGTTGGGCTGGACACCCGAATATGGCTTGGAGGATATGCTCGCCGATAGCTGGAAATGGCAGAAGCAGAATCCTAAAGGATATGGATCATAA
- the pgi gene encoding glucose-6-phosphate isomerase — MLSHFNPNLDTETVCQKLASNKEQLQSEHLRELFAADPERFNRYSIQFEQLLFDYSKHRINQNVLQGLIEWADAQNLRSWIGSLFSNQEINYTEQRAAMHWALRLPKQDQQHADLAADVHAQLERMYALVEQIHAGQRRGATGEVIQDVVNIGVGGSDLGPLMVTHALSDFKYQSAQPLNVHFVSTMDGSQLSELLHQLRPETTLFIISSKSFGTIDTLTNAQTVRLWLEKALGQHPYILKHHFIGVSTKPEKMTAWGIAPENQLLLWDWVGGRYSLWSCIGLPIALSIGIEGFKQLLAGAYAVDQHFQYQPFERNIPVLMGLLGAWNTNFLDIQTHAILPYDGRLKYFASYLQQLEMESNGKSIQRNGEKVQLDTCPIIWGEVGPNAQHAFYQLLHQGTQSVSCDFIAPVERYNSQQYTYADSAEALVEQHHLALSNCLAQSRLLAFGNEALDQTELASLPPYKQYEGNQPSSTLLLQELNPYSLGMLIALYEHKVFVQSVLWNINPFDQWGVEKGKEIANQLLPILNGEQTDLNGLDGSTQGLIKVLLGKQNG; from the coding sequence ATGTTGAGCCATTTTAATCCAAATCTCGACACTGAAACTGTGTGTCAGAAATTAGCCTCAAACAAAGAACAACTTCAATCTGAGCATCTGCGGGAACTGTTTGCTGCTGACCCGGAGCGCTTTAATCGATATTCCATTCAGTTTGAACAACTGCTATTTGACTATAGCAAACACAGAATCAATCAAAATGTGCTACAAGGCCTGATCGAATGGGCCGATGCACAAAACCTCAGATCCTGGATTGGCTCCCTATTTTCCAATCAGGAAATCAACTATACCGAGCAGCGTGCTGCCATGCACTGGGCACTGCGCCTGCCCAAACAGGATCAACAGCATGCTGATCTGGCAGCTGATGTACATGCCCAGCTGGAACGAATGTATGCGCTGGTGGAACAGATTCATGCCGGACAGCGTCGCGGTGCCACCGGGGAAGTCATTCAGGATGTGGTCAATATCGGGGTAGGGGGATCAGATCTGGGTCCCTTGATGGTCACGCATGCTTTATCTGATTTTAAATACCAGTCTGCTCAGCCACTGAACGTACATTTTGTTTCAACCATGGATGGCAGTCAGCTGTCCGAGCTGTTGCATCAGTTGCGTCCGGAAACGACACTGTTTATTATTTCCTCCAAATCCTTCGGCACCATTGATACCCTGACCAATGCCCAGACGGTACGCCTGTGGCTGGAAAAGGCATTAGGTCAGCATCCTTATATCCTCAAGCATCATTTTATTGGGGTATCGACCAAGCCGGAAAAAATGACCGCATGGGGCATTGCGCCGGAAAACCAGTTGCTGCTCTGGGACTGGGTCGGCGGGCGTTATTCACTCTGGTCCTGTATCGGACTGCCAATTGCCTTGAGTATCGGAATTGAAGGCTTTAAGCAGCTGCTGGCTGGCGCCTATGCCGTGGACCAGCATTTTCAGTACCAGCCTTTTGAACGCAATATTCCCGTATTGATGGGATTGTTGGGAGCCTGGAATACCAATTTTCTGGATATTCAGACCCATGCAATTCTGCCTTATGATGGTCGGTTGAAATACTTTGCATCTTACTTGCAACAGCTGGAAATGGAATCCAACGGTAAGTCAATCCAGCGCAATGGCGAAAAAGTCCAGCTAGATACCTGCCCGATCATCTGGGGGGAAGTAGGTCCGAATGCCCAGCATGCCTTCTATCAGTTATTGCATCAGGGCACTCAGTCAGTCAGCTGTGATTTTATTGCGCCGGTAGAGCGTTATAACAGCCAGCAATATACTTATGCAGACAGTGCCGAAGCATTGGTCGAACAACATCATTTGGCCTTATCTAACTGTCTGGCGCAATCGCGTTTACTGGCTTTTGGCAATGAAGCGCTGGATCAAACCGAATTGGCGAGCTTGCCACCCTATAAGCAATATGAGGGTAATCAGCCGAGCAGTACCCTGTTATTACAGGAGCTCAATCCATACAGCTTGGGCATGCTAATTGCTTTATATGAACATAAGGTATTTGTCCAGTCTGTGCTGTGGAATATCAACCCGTTCGACCAGTGGGGCGTGGAAAAAGGCAAGGAAATTGCCAACCAGTTACTACCCATACTGAATGGTGAACAGACTGATCTGAATGGTCTGGATGGTTCAACCCAAGGTTTAATTAAAGTTCTGTTAGGAAAGCAAAATGGCTAA
- a CDS encoding nucleotide sugar dehydrogenase, producing the protein MKVAVLGKTLFSGVISALLSECGHQVVWCNSFNADESARPYFQDESLQLLLQKQEKSGFLNCCDFQHLDFNQDVFFFSFNATEEQQAFQMVDTIRHACFAHPKLMINASTFGLHGTQRFQQLLPNDDWIYLPDIIQEGNALRSFTQATQLIVGCDHVDIQPKIKELLRPLFPRAQQYLFMPVLDAEFTKLSISGMLATRISYMNDLASVAEKLGIDIEQVRQGMAADNRIGSAYLFPGVGFGGENFSHDIRTLTHAVADSGVKNQLLEQVWDINEQQKELLFRKLWNYFRGDLRGKVIAIWGAAFKENTPSIQQSPVHAMLTALWAQGVTVKLHDPQAIANIEKVYGSREDLILCKDQYQAVEGAHALCLITAWKQYGSPDYPYLIKLMQHPLILDGRNLYDPTYVKTRGFNYIGVGR; encoded by the coding sequence ATGAAAGTCGCAGTATTAGGGAAAACCTTATTTTCCGGAGTCATTTCAGCTCTTTTATCTGAATGTGGTCACCAGGTGGTCTGGTGTAATAGCTTCAATGCAGATGAGTCGGCTCGGCCCTATTTCCAAGATGAATCCCTTCAGCTATTACTGCAAAAACAGGAGAAATCTGGCTTTTTAAACTGTTGCGATTTTCAGCATCTGGATTTTAATCAGGATGTGTTTTTCTTTAGTTTTAATGCGACTGAAGAGCAACAAGCGTTTCAGATGGTGGATACCATCCGGCATGCCTGTTTTGCCCATCCCAAACTGATGATTAATGCCTCGACCTTTGGCTTGCATGGTACGCAACGCTTTCAGCAGTTGCTGCCGAATGATGACTGGATCTATCTGCCAGATATTATTCAGGAAGGGAATGCACTGCGTAGCTTTACTCAGGCCACCCAGCTGATTGTGGGTTGTGATCATGTAGATATACAGCCTAAAATCAAAGAACTCTTACGTCCCCTTTTTCCACGCGCGCAACAGTATCTATTTATGCCGGTTCTGGATGCCGAATTTACCAAGCTGAGTATTTCCGGCATGCTGGCCACCCGGATCAGTTATATGAATGATCTGGCCAGTGTGGCAGAAAAGCTTGGTATTGATATTGAACAGGTGCGGCAAGGCATGGCTGCGGATAACCGGATTGGTTCTGCCTATCTGTTCCCCGGCGTTGGTTTTGGTGGAGAGAATTTCTCCCATGATATCCGGACGCTTACTCATGCCGTGGCAGATTCAGGAGTGAAAAACCAGCTGCTGGAACAGGTCTGGGACATTAACGAACAGCAAAAAGAATTATTGTTCCGTAAACTCTGGAACTATTTCCGTGGAGACTTAAGGGGTAAAGTCATTGCGATCTGGGGTGCAGCCTTTAAGGAAAATACCCCGAGTATCCAGCAGTCTCCGGTACATGCCATGCTGACCGCTTTGTGGGCGCAAGGCGTGACGGTCAAGCTGCATGATCCTCAGGCAATCGCAAATATTGAAAAGGTCTATGGGTCACGGGAAGACCTGATCCTGTGTAAAGACCAGTATCAGGCTGTGGAAGGGGCGCATGCCTTGTGTCTGATTACGGCATGGAAACAGTACGGCAGTCCGGATTATCCGTATTTAATCAAGCTAATGCAGCATCCCCTGATTCTGGATGGGCGTAATCTGTATGATCCGACGTATGTCAAGACACGTGGTTTTAATTATATTGGGGTGGGACGTTAA
- the galU gene encoding UTP--glucose-1-phosphate uridylyltransferase GalU: protein MIKKAILPVAGLGTRFLPASKSIPKEMVTVVDRPAIEYVVREAVAAGIEQIILVTHSSKASIENYFDRNFELETTLEQKNKTDLLKEITEILPAGVSVISVRQPQPLGLGHAVLCAKAVIGDDDFAVLLPDVLVKDHGPENDLSRMIQRYAQSKASQIMVEAVPEHLVDQYGIVDVAASPAEGNSIEMQGIVEKPAVGTAPSNLSVVGRYVLPAKIMQLLEQTPSGAGNEIQLTDAIAMLQQTEAVEAYRMKGQTFDCGSKLGYLKAVLHYGVDHPKLGSEFKALIQELTL, encoded by the coding sequence ATGATTAAGAAAGCAATTCTCCCTGTGGCTGGTTTAGGTACGCGTTTCTTACCTGCCAGTAAATCCATTCCTAAAGAAATGGTGACAGTCGTGGATCGCCCTGCGATTGAATATGTGGTGCGTGAAGCGGTTGCTGCCGGAATTGAGCAGATTATTCTGGTGACCCATTCTTCCAAGGCTTCGATTGAAAATTATTTTGATCGTAATTTTGAGCTAGAAACCACCCTTGAGCAAAAAAACAAAACGGACCTGCTTAAAGAAATTACTGAGATTCTGCCTGCGGGTGTGAGTGTGATTAGTGTACGTCAGCCGCAGCCTTTGGGTCTGGGACATGCAGTACTGTGTGCCAAAGCCGTGATTGGCGATGATGATTTTGCGGTATTACTACCAGATGTACTGGTCAAGGATCACGGTCCGGAAAATGACCTGTCACGTATGATCCAGCGTTATGCACAATCTAAAGCCTCACAAATCATGGTGGAAGCGGTGCCTGAACATCTGGTGGACCAGTATGGCATTGTTGATGTTGCAGCATCGCCTGCGGAAGGGAACAGTATTGAGATGCAAGGCATCGTCGAGAAACCGGCAGTTGGCACAGCGCCATCGAATCTGTCTGTGGTTGGACGTTATGTCCTGCCGGCAAAAATCATGCAGCTGTTGGAACAGACACCAAGCGGGGCGGGCAATGAAATCCAGCTCACCGATGCCATTGCCATGCTGCAGCAAACCGAAGCTGTAGAAGCCTATCGCATGAAAGGTCAGACCTTTGACTGTGGTAGCAAGTTAGGTTATCTAAAAGCTGTTTTACATTATGGCGTCGATCATCCTAAACTCGGTAGCGAGTTTAAAGCATTGATTCAGGAACTGACTTTGTAA